The genome window aaaaacacaaatatacaGTAAGTTAGTGATGtcaaacaaatgtattaaaaattttgatatttaagaCATCGATGTATCGATTGTGCACAGCATATCTAGTTTATCGATTTAAACCCGTTGATTGAACTACCTGAAGGTGtaaatcgaaattaaaatgattgtcgcacgcactgttgccaacttaactattttatagctagttctggctaCTTTCAGAGATCGCTTGCTAGAAAAACTTCGAAATTGCCATATCTggaaatcaagttttttaaaatatattttcagcttcGTTCTGCTATTACTATTTTTGGTAAGCCTGCGCAACAgtaccaacaaaaacaaatttatgtgctttccagccagaaacagctttTGTTCCCCCTAAAAATCTTGGTAGCACTGGTTAGAGGGCTGCCACCCGGCTCAAATTTTCGATctggcaaattgcaaaaaacagttgcaactaagaaaattaaatttttttttatttttcttaatattgaagatagaatttttaaaatttgttcaaaatttttgttaaaattttgtcgagtttttggtattttttttagaatccAATTATACAACTACTTCCTCCGAGGGGTGCCGAGCTTAAAACCTTCATGAAAATTATCCCcctcattttatttaatttcgaattttatattttctttaaaaatctttatttattggtaaattatttttaaattcagttcACATTTGAGTTTTGCGCcgttcatatttatttacagcaTTGCTAACAACGTCCGAGAAAAACTATCGCATTCACTATTGCTGCCAACTTAAGTGGAGGAactagctgtttctggctagAAAAATTTTTGCGTGCACTTTCCATAGTTTTCGAAAAAGTATGGATAGCAAAACaaagctaaatatatatttaattttttaagtagccagactaattaaatttttctagcagTCGAGCTCTGAAAATAACCAGATGGAGccataaaatagctaagctggCAACTGTGGCATATACGCACATCAATTAAGAGTTCTAATTATGAGACACGGTCCTCTTAGCCACCTAATCACACAACTAtctcaacacacacatgcataccaaaatgtgttttgtATCTCAGCGAGTGAAACTCACCGattctaaatatataacataataTTCTCGAGAGCAGCGTTGAATTATCGAAGAAACACCATGAGCATGTAATAAACGGGCCAGCTTCGAGCCCAGTCTCCCCGTGTTCGTGCTGCACTCAGCTGTCCGTTATCCGTTATCCGCTGTTCGCGTGTAGACGTAGGTaaattttgttggtttttattaattaattgtacataagtatgtgtgtatgtatataaaagagTTATGCGCTACATGTTTAacttaagttaataaaaataaatacacattaaGAACTGGTCAAAAGCAACGGCAACCGGAAATGCGACGGATGCAAAGgaatgcacatacatatgtacaaataatGGTATATGTGCATCTCTCCAATCTTTCACTGTATAGAAAATAGATGatgcacacatgcacatatacaaACACGGACGAGTGGACGATGTGCCAGTgtggacagagagagagagagtgagagagccaCGGACCCGGCGCGCCTCTCTTTCGGCCCTCACCGCCGATTcatcagcaaaaatttatttttggagcTCTGGCAAAGCAgcgacatttttatttcaacttagaatttgtttttatgtttttcgaCATTAACATACAATTCGACAACTTCTACAACATTTcactgtatctgcatctgcatctgtagctgtgtatctgtatctgtactGTATCTGCATGTGCATCTGTGTGAtatctttaattgaatatctACAATCGTGTAAGAAATCAGAATAagtgcaaacaaaataaaacatctACTTTAGATATTATacctatgtatgtatatactctATATCtgtacgcacacacatatgtacatatatagattGCATAGGCATATTTCTCAGATACCGCAATGTATCTTTCATACGATTTTGagaattatttttgtacatgTGCCTTTTGGTACCAAATTGTTAGTTGTCTTTTCAATTTGCCTATAATTATATAACATTTGTGCCGCAtctaaagaaaacaaaataatatttattcattggttgtatttataaaagttgcaTTCCATTTTGTCTTCGGCAGAATATCATCCTTGAAGGCAGGATACAAGATCAGCTGTGATCATGGACCCGGAAGCGTTTTTGGATGTGGCCAATCAGGTCATCAAGCTAAAAATGTTTCCGTTCTTTGACATCGCGCACAGTTTACTTGCCGCGCTGGCCGTGCGCGAGGATTTGGGCGCCAATGCTCAGGCCTTCTCACGGAAGCATCCACTCGCCTGCTGGCTATCCACAATGCTTGTCATATTTGCCGGCGGCATGGTGGCAAATGGATTACTTGGGGAGCCGATACTGGCACCATTGAAGAACACTGGACAACTCTTGGTTGGCACCGCCGTCTGGtaaaagatacatatttacatgATTCCCCAGAAGAATTTAGAATATCATAagttagaaaaacaaaactagaaaTCATGTTATTTGGAAATAGATATTAGGGAAACAAAATTGGAGTATTGTCATTAGggaataattttgttttcttttgaattttattttgagatcTTACTCCTTAGTAATATAATCTAAATATAGTTTACAAATATTGGATGATTGCACCCGGCAAATCGGAATCAtacaatgtaaaaaaaaaaaaatgagaaaagtcagtggaaaatgttgaattcttaattttccaatttatgctttctattttttcattttgcagtttaaaaaaaatatattatatttatttgctgacTAAAGTCTATATTTCTATTTAGGTATATCGTATTTTATACACCCTTCGATATTGGATACAAGGTGGGCAAATTTCTGCCGGTTAAAATCGTTGCGAGTGCCATGAAGGAGATTTATCGTGCAAAAAAAGTGTATGACGGTGTTGGACATGCTGCTAAATTGTATCCAAATGCATGGATAATCATGATCATAATTGGTACACTGAAGGGCAATGGCGCTGGTTTCACCAAGCTTATTGAACGCCTCATCCGAGGCGCGTGGACACCAACTGCTATGGAATTCATGCAGCCATCCTTGTAAGTTAATAATACACCTAATCCAGTTTATATTCTTCTCAACAATTGTTTGGTGTATGTGTTTTTCAGCTATACCAAGGCGTCGTTGCTTGCTTCCATTATCTTCGTTCTTGACAAAAAGACCGATTGGATCTCAGCGCCACACGCTTTAGTTTACTTTGGCATTGTTATATTCTTGGTATACTTTAAGCTGTCATCGATACTCTTGGGCATACATGATCCCTTCCTGCCATTGGAGAATCTCTGCTGTGCTATCTTCTTTGGTGGCATTTGGGATAGTTTGGCCAAGATTCTGGGACGTGGACAGGCCAAGGATGGCGACAGTAAAGACGTTAAGAAAAGCAACTAAACTATTTTCGTAACATTAGctcaaagaatattttttttttaatcgctGCCAACCaaagcaacaatttttaattgttatcgAACGAAACCTAATTTCCccattatttatatacatacatatatagagagacagatacctttctaattgtaattttatgcgcgatttaaagtcaaaaatcaaatcaatttcaactATAAGCAACAAGTGGGTGTGTTTGCTTATGCTTGACTCTGATTTCATGTTGTATTTCGTCTTAGTTcccatttatgtatattattttttataatttgtaaaactGTGCGTAATCATAGATATTATTTAATgatcttttgttttaaattacgACTGAAAGCATCAAAATAGGAcgactaatttaatttacgaTTTGTGTCTGCAGTTAAAGAAAGATTGCGTGATTTTAAATCCAATTtgctctgctttttttttataactacaTCTTCGGCATGTCGAAGGCTACAAAATAcgctcaaatttaaatatatatatataaatatatttaaattttctatttgtcAAGCCCGTTAggtgtaaatattaaatagtcATGTATCGAACGAagaatgcaatttaatttttttgtccaAAAAAAGTGATACTTTTAAGATCAAAATAATCGCGGACTATTTAGTTagttacatttataattaaacacgCATTCATACAATTGACGACCCTTTGTATGAGTTACTAATGATCATTGGTTGCAATAAATCTATgtgaacttaaatttttaattcttttccTTTCGTCGAATCCGAGCGGGACAGAAATATCGGACAGTATTTGCATAAAAGACGTAAGTGACAAAAAGCTAATTTTACAGGagagttgtttttattaatcgTGTGTCGTGCCAATATCtccgtaaatatataaaattaaaattttatatttttggtgcAGATGCTGTTGGAATTTttgaacaacaaaacaaactgtAGAAAAATGTCGCTTGCGTCATTTATGCAAAAAGGGCTCGATATACTTTGGTTGTGGGTGCAAAAAGAGTAAAACAAACGTATTTCAAGTGTATATAGTACGtatatgaaaattgaaagCTGGACTTTTACTTTACATGAATGTTGacttaaatatacaattttgtacTTATATTGctatataattatttgctATACAGTGGTATAATGCGCCTTACAGTGAACtgaaacaaaagtaaaatcgattagttaatttattttacttctacatatatattttataattgagtAATATACCAATGAATTCAGATACGGGATCGTTGTCGCCTTCACCGCGCATTGTACCAGTAATTTCCTCGTTTTCGACCATCGGCAGAAAAAGCTGCACAAACTCCGGGGAATAGGGATGTGTTATTGTCTCGAGAACTTCAGTAACAAAGTAACGGATAAGGGAAATATCAGTGTCCTCAATTGCAcagcattgtttaatatatctCAGCACGGGAACGACACAGCCGCGTGTCAGCAAATTGACCATTCTATCCAGTATCATCTTTTTCATTTCAAGCTGTACAAGTATCTCCAGTTCATCCTGTTTTGATTCGAACAAGCGTATTAATAGAAATAgtatttgttgctgcaatGTCGGATGCACGCCAGCAACTTCATCAAGCACCGCCAAATGCGTAGGACAGCTGTCTGTGGATAGCTTAAAGTACGATGGTTCcataacaacattttcaatCCAACGGATTACACCAACGCCAACAACGGgatatctattaaaaattgaaatatgattTCAATCGGAATAATATAAATCGAATCCAATTAGCGCTTACTTAATGCAATTGTAGAGTGTCTGCAGTTCGGCGATGAGTTCAGTTGAGCCCTGATCCACATTACAAATCGCATGGGCCTTTTCAATTGCCTGAATCGTGCTCTTCAACTCATCCTTGTTCAACAATCTTTCCGTGAGTGGTCGTTTCTTTGCCGGCTGATCAATCACAGACGAGGCATAGGCCAGCAGGAAGACATATTTGGGCTTATGCTCCGGATTGATTTTGACACTAGCACGGAATAAAGCATCGACGAGTAGTTCCAAAAACTGTGGATTCCGTATCAGGTCAATTGGCGGCGGATCCGAGCCCGAATAATTGCGAAAGAGCACGGTTATATCCGCCGGATTCAAGGTATTGCGAGTTAACATTGAGGTAAGAGCCTGACACGCCTGCGGATACACCGCCGAACCATTGAGGGCCATCGTAATGGGCGTCACATTTTGATTGCTGTTCAAGTAAAGACTATTGTTAATGCATAGTTGTAAGATTGTTATGTGGATGCGagtttgttaataaaatgtacTTTTGCAGGGCGTATTTGATGATTTCCTGAGATAGCCGCTTCATATTAAAGCCACCCTTTTGCTCCTGGCTGAGCACTTGGATCAACACCTGAGAGTAGACATACGTATGCTGGCCATGGCACACCATACGGGCGCACTCCTGGATCGCACCATGTACATCATCGGgattatttagaaatttcaCAATCGAGGTCTTGAGAACGCGGGAGAAGACTTCAATTTGCTGGGCAGCCGTCGATATTGAGGTAATTTCACTTTGGAATCCGGCATccgatattaatttaattgtaaaattaagcATCAAACAATCCGGATATTCTTCAGCTAGTCGATAGATTAAAGATCGCCACGTATAATGGTCAATCATCTCGGTTAACCAGTCGGGCGTCTCGCCCTCCTCCGTGAATATCGTGTCCGCCTTCTTGGGATCGAACGATTTCAGAATCATTTCCTTTAAATGATTCTCGACCATCGCCTGGACCTCGGTCACCTTAACGCCAGCTAAAATCAACCATTCGGCCAGCAGATTAGCCATTTGGGCGACGGCTTTGTAGTTCTCAGATAACATGGAAATCACTTCTTCGGGTGAGCCTCCGGATTGGAAATAGCGCTTCAGCTGCGTGAATATTCCCGGCTCCATGATGTAATCCGGCGTTAAGAATTTTTCCAGACATTCTTGTATTGTCTTTTGTGGATTGTCCTCGTGCAGCTCCTGTTTATCCAGCAAACAAATATaagaatacacacacactcaagtttattgttttgatttgtcgGCTTGTCAAACTTCGTTTTACCTCGGCATTGGATTGTTGTTTCGTGCGGCCCTGCCAGCCGGAATCGTCGTATTCCACTTCCATCATACGTTTAAATAACGCGCATTAACCAAataaacacttttaattttaatattatttatttttatttgtaataggTATGTAAAAACTAAATCGATAAGTCCCTGATATCGATAGACAACATTTTACGCGCAATATCACGACATTTTCGCGGTATATCGTGTGGAACCATATTGGACCAAAAAATTGcttgtaataaattataaaataatatgcaatcATATTTCATTAACTGTATCAAACATTAGCACTTTAAAAGTGTGTTTAGTTTAAAACGATATGTTGTATACCCTCTGTCAATTAATCGATAATAATATCGTTGAATTAAACATCGCAAAAGTGCGTGCTGCCAACCTATGTTGTTTACTATGCTGTTTTCATAATTATGGACGTACTGTACCCACTGCTGCCAGCTTAGCTATTATATAGCTAGTTCtaggtaaattaaaaattcgatGGTCTTGctatcttaaatatatattcagctatgttttgcaatcaatattttttctaagtcAGGTCATGACCCAATAGGGGTTTCTAGccagaaaataataattatcactGTTTCTAAAACTTCGCAAAggtgtacaaaaaaaaaaaacaaatttaggtgctttccagccagaaacagctattaatttcattaaaaagttggcagcactaatTGTAATCCACGTCATACCAGCAGAGTATCGATATTTCGTTTAGCAGAGGTTCATCATTATCAATATGTTATGCAAGCAAActgttaattcaaatttaaataacacttattttttaaagttgtcaacaaatatattaaaatcttataataacaatttcaacttAAGCGTCTAAGTTTTTAGATGTACTTCTATTGCTCGACTTTCGTTTCTGTCTAAGGGTAGGCTCTAAAAACATATCATTTACAGCTTTCATAAGAAAGTCGGGTAATAAACATGCAACCGTAGAAATAATGATATAAAGCCACATTGGAAGCGAACTCAAGAACATGTTGTAAACGTGATAAAGAGTATTGCCACCTCCCAAATTGTAGAGATAAGTGCTCAGCATGAATGCAATTATTGATATAACAATGAAGGCAAAGTTTAGGTAACTCATGTAGTGCGAAACCAGAAGTACCTTCAGATTTCCGACCAGAACCAGCACCATTATAAGCATAGTTCCGAATGTTGAAAAGTCCGCCGTTTGACCGTGCTTAAAGACGATATTGTTGTCATATAAAATCGCATAAGCAAAGTAGAAAATAATCAGCATTTGAACGGCAGCATTTAAAATCCAAATAATAAACGTTCTCCATGAGGTTAACTTGTTATGGGCAATTCCCTTGTACAAGATGGGGAatctatgaaaataaatagaaatatacatatattatttcactacaaatgcgaataaaatagagaaaactcgcttggaaaacaaaattaaaaataaaaatacttaaaatattgtttaagtacagggtcagcttactttttcttaattttacacgtttttttttttttgcagttttctaatacatttttattattagattttttaaatagtgaaaaaaatttgtaaaatcgGATAAGAAAGTATAAAGTATTGTTAGTGAAAAGAGGCTATTATTAAGACTTACCTTAGCAAAGTATTCTCACTATAATGCTTCTCCGACATGGCCAAATAGGTGAAACTGAAGGATATGTAGATAATGTCGAATAACCACAGATATAAATCGTTATACACCGAGGTAGCCGAAAACAAGTCGTACACTTGAAAGAGAGCCATACATccagtaataataatatttttgtaacaaTAGAAAAGGACGAGAAATGCCAATCTCTCCGTATTATAATGTCCATGGACCAAGAGAAGTCGCTGAAGCATGTCAAATTTGGCGATTGCATAGTCGGCACTACGGGCTGCTTGTTTTCCCTCCCTACCGGGTATACCGATGCCAATGTGCGCCTCCTGAATCATTGACACATCGTTGGCTCCATCACCAATGGCGGCTGTTATGTGACTCCCGGATTTCTTAATCAACATGACAATCTCACTCTTCTGCAGCGGACTCAATCGACAACAGAGCACCGCCTTACATTGTAGCGCTAAGTCAGCGAATTTTTTGGGGAGGTGCAGGAGCAGAGCAGCCACAGTGGTGCCATCGATGACCAAGGCAGTTGGTAGTTTCGACGAACCACTCGAAAGACCAACTTCGATCTGCTTTAGTCTCCCTTCTAGCTCCATTGGATCCGTCAGATTAATGAGAAAGTGCACCTCAGCTGAGGATGGTATGTGCTTACAGGCCATGCCAATGTTAAAGGCCGTCTCCACCTTGTCCCCGGTCAGCACCCAAATCTTCAGGCCCGCTTCCTGTAAGGCTACCAATGTCTTGTCCACATTGTCCTGCAGAGCATCCTCCAAAGCTGTGGCACCCA of Drosophila innubila isolate TH190305 chromosome X, UK_Dinn_1.0, whole genome shotgun sequence contains these proteins:
- the LOC117786105 gene encoding trimeric intracellular cation channel type 1B.1, with translation MDPEAFLDVANQVIKLKMFPFFDIAHSLLAALAVREDLGANAQAFSRKHPLACWLSTMLVIFAGGMVANGLLGEPILAPLKNTGQLLVGTAVWYIVFYTPFDIGYKVGKFLPVKIVASAMKEIYRAKKVYDGVGHAAKLYPNAWIIMIIIGTLKGNGAGFTKLIERLIRGAWTPTAMEFMQPSFYTKASLLASIIFVLDKKTDWISAPHALVYFGIVIFLVYFKLSSILLGIHDPFLPLENLCCAIFFGGIWDSLAKILGRGQAKDGDSKDVKKSN
- the LOC117786079 gene encoding negative elongation factor D isoform X1 yields the protein MMEVEYDDSGWQGRTKQQSNAEELHEDNPQKTIQECLEKFLTPDYIMEPGIFTQLKRYFQSGGSPEEVISMLSENYKAVAQMANLLAEWLILAGVKVTEVQAMVENHLKEMILKSFDPKKADTIFTEEGETPDWLTEMIDHYTWRSLIYRLAEEYPDCLMLNFTIKLISDAGFQSEITSISTAAQQIEVFSRVLKTSIVKFLNNPDDVHGAIQECARMVCHGQHTYVYSQVLIQVLSQEQKGGFNMKRLSQEIIKYALQNLYLNSNQNVTPITMALNGSAVYPQACQALTSMLTRNTLNPADITVLFRNYSGSDPPPIDLIRNPQFLELLVDALFRASVKINPEHKPKYVFLLAYASSVIDQPAKKRPLTERLLNKDELKSTIQAIEKAHAICNVDQGSTELIAELQTLYNCIKYPVVGVGVIRWIENVVMEPSYFKLSTDSCPTHLAVLDEVAGVHPTLQQQILFLLIRLFESKQDELEILVQLEMKKMILDRMVNLLTRGCVVPVLRYIKQCCAIEDTDISLIRYFVTEVLETITHPYSPEFVQLFLPMVENEEITGTMRGEGDNDPVSEFIVHCKAHYTTV
- the LOC117786079 gene encoding negative elongation factor D isoform X2, whose amino-acid sequence is MMEVEYDDSGWQGRTKQQSNAEELHEDNPQKTIQECLEKFLTPDYIMEPGIFTQLKRYFQSGGSPEEVISMLSENYKAVAQMANLLAEWLILAGVKVTEVQAMVENHLKEMILKSFDPKKADTIFTEEGETPDWLTEMIDHYTWRSLIYRLAEEYPDCLMLNFTIKLISDAGFQSEITSISTAAQQIEVFSRVLKTSIVKFLNNPDDVHGAIQECARMVCHGQHTYVYSQVLIQVLSQEQKGGFNMKRLSQEIIKYALQNNQNVTPITMALNGSAVYPQACQALTSMLTRNTLNPADITVLFRNYSGSDPPPIDLIRNPQFLELLVDALFRASVKINPEHKPKYVFLLAYASSVIDQPAKKRPLTERLLNKDELKSTIQAIEKAHAICNVDQGSTELIAELQTLYNCIKYPVVGVGVIRWIENVVMEPSYFKLSTDSCPTHLAVLDEVAGVHPTLQQQILFLLIRLFESKQDELEILVQLEMKKMILDRMVNLLTRGCVVPVLRYIKQCCAIEDTDISLIRYFVTEVLETITHPYSPEFVQLFLPMVENEEITGTMRGEGDNDPVSEFIVHCKAHYTTV